A part of Palaemon carinicauda isolate YSFRI2023 chromosome 8, ASM3689809v2, whole genome shotgun sequence genomic DNA contains:
- the LOC137644987 gene encoding facilitated trehalose transporter Tret1-like: protein MFSNISSPRVRQVLASCTVGILLSAMMATWGYPAAALPQWEKADSAIHLSTQQASWFATVTLMMCIPGSLMGSSIYEWMGPRRTMLGLTPLLGISFMTMALAAWEMMQEAGMAATILLTSRVIQSLIVALLNPFISVYTYEICDQSIRGMMSSFVEIWATIGYLLCYLAGCFLSWDFIALLLPIVLLVPVFIGLLFSPESPLWLARVHKENEAKEILKQIRCTEKEVIADLDAVQRSQNGKESTCSESLLVLTQKNHLKAILASSLIFAVNQLSGFAIIAIYVVHIFSAAGVGLSPSWSSVIIGTCRLVCSVVASLLLHKQSRRCMLFVGNTLTAIASAMMGTFFYLQSLGEDVSWLSWLPLFGLALYMVGYAGAVGPTTWVAGLEVLPGPVRSTGFGIASTCFSLTAFLLSKFFLDMKDLIGLHGVFWFFSCGSLVYIALVFLYIPETYGKSMKEIAEYWESTCKTKTKDASPA, encoded by the exons ATGTTTTCTAACATTTCGTCGCCGAGAGTACGACAG GTTTTGGCTTCCTGTACTGTTGGCATATTGTTATCAGCAATGATGGCTACGTGGGGTTACCCAGCAGCGGCTCTTCCGCAATGGGAAAAGGCAGACTCAGCCATCCACCTCAGCACTCAACAGGCAAGCTGGTTTG CGACTGTAACGCTGATGATGTGCATTCCTGGTTCACTGATGGGCTCTTCCATCTACGAGTGGATGGGTCCAAGAAGAACGATGTTGGGCTTGACACCCCTTCTAGGCATTTCCTTTATGACGATGGCATTAGCTGCATGGGAAATGATGCAAGAAGCAGGCATGGCAGCGACAATTCTCTTAACTAGCCGTGTTATTCAG aGTTTGATTGTAGCACTGCTGAATCCTTTCATCTCAGTGTACACATATGAAATCTGTGACCAGAGTATCAGAGGGATGATGTCAAGCTTCGTTGAAATATGGGCTACGATTGGTTACTTACTCTGCTACCTAGCTGGATGTTTTCTTTCCTGGGATTTCATTGCATTACTTCTACCAATAGTTTTACTAGTGCCTGTATTTATTGGGTTGCTGTTTTCACCTGAATCCCCTCTTTGGTTAGCAAGAGTACACAAAGAAAATGAGGCTAAGGAAATACTAAAACAAATACGTTGTACAGAAAAAGAAGTCATAGCAGATCTGGATGCTGTCCAGCGCAGTCAGAATGGAAAGGAATCAACTTGCTCAGAATCTCTCTTGGTATTAACACAGAAAAACCATCTTAAGGCAATACTTGCCTCGTCACTGATTTTTGCTGTGAATCAGCTAAGTGGATTTGCAATCATTGCTATATATGTTGTCCATATCTTCAGTGCAGCTGGGGTAGGTCTAAGTCCAAGCTGGAGCTCAGTAATAATAGGAACATGTCGGCTGGTTTGTAGCGTGGTCGCTTCTTTACTGTTGCACAAACAGTCTCGTAGATGCATGCTGTTTGTAGGAAACACTTTAACAGCCATTGCCTCTGCTATGATGGGTACTTTCTTTTATCTTCAAAGTTTAGGCGAAGATGTGTCCTGGTTAAGTTGGTTACCCCTTTTCGGCCTTGCTCTTTACATGGTGGGATATGCAGGTGCAGTTGGACCAACTACCTGGGTTGCTGGACTTGAAGTTCTGCCAGGACCTGTCCGTTCCACTGGATTTGGAATAGCCTCTACCTGTTTTTCCTTGACTGCTTTCCTTCTTTCTAAATTCTTTTTGGACATGAAGGACCTCATCGGGCTTCACGGAGTATTTTGGTTTTTCTCATGTGGCTCGCTAGTTTATATCGCCCTTGTCTTCTTATACATTCCAGAAACTTATGGGAAATCTATGAAGGAAATTGCAGAGTACTGGGAAAGCACttgcaaaacaaaaacaaaagatgcTTCACCTGCATAA
- the LOC137645940 gene encoding facilitated trehalose transporter Tret1-like has translation MPYPRARQVVAATSSGMLLTGMMCSWGFPAAALSQMQKPGSVVNFTMQQASWFATVTLLMCIPMSPIGAKASDVLGLRRIMLILTPVLCLSTMMMSAASLPVVYEAKAAETFLLVCRVVQATVTALLAPLITVYIYETTDQHLRGIMTSLVEFWATLGFVLSYVAGCLFDWVTIAWLLPLITLVPAFIGILASPESPFWMVKRGRMEEAKDILALLRCTEEEQKTDLEDAQRKLKNSATCSESVREATKLSNIKAIVASCLALIMKELGGYVVLSIYVVYIFEQAGVGMDPKWSSVIVGMTRMLCNCIASSLWHNFSHRLILIVGNVLIAIGTFFVGIFFYVQEKGEDVSYLSWLPLVGLVVHMIGAAGAIGPGTWALSVEVLPGPVRSFGFGLANTSYAITGFCISKLLLDLQTLMGLKGVFWIFTGGSLSYIALLLLYIPETLGRSPKDIEDYWENRKEPAEDDKV, from the exons ATGCCGTATCCAAGGGCGCGCCAG GTGGTAGCGGCGACCTCCTCTGGGATGCTGCTAACAGGGATGATGTGCTCTTGGGGATTTCCAGCTGCTGCCCTGTCCCAGATGCAGAAGCCAGGCTCCGTTGTGAACTTCACGATGCAACAAGCAAGCTGGTTTG CCACAGTAACTCTGCTCATGTGTATACCCATGTCCCCAATTGGTGCCAAAGCTTCTGACGTTTTGGGACTCCGGCGAATAATGTTGATCCTGACTCCTGTCCTTTGCCTCTCCACCATGATGATGAGTGCTGCTTCCTTGCCAGTTGTATACGAAGCAAAAGCTGCGGAGACGTTTCTCTTAGTATGTCGAGTCGTGCAG GCCACAGTTACTGCTTTACTTGCACCCCTGATTACAGTCTACATATATGAAACAACAGACCAGCATCTAAGAGGCATAATGACAAGCCTCGTCGAATTCTGGGCTACACTGGGGTTTGTACTCAGCTATGTGGCAGGCTGTTTATTCGACTGGGTAACTATAGCATGGCTTCTACCTCTCATCACTCTTGTCCCAGCTTTTATTGGTATCCTGGCGTCCCCTGAATCTCCTTTCTGGATGGTAAAAAGAGGGCGGATGGAAGAGGCCAAAGATATTCTGGCTCTATTACGTTGCACTGAAGAAGAGCAGAAAACTGACCTGGAAGATGCCCAGAGAAAATTGAAAAACTCGGCCACCTGTTCGGAGTCAGTTCGAGAAGCAACTAAACTATCGAACATCAAGGCTATCGTGGCATCTTGCTTAGCCTTGATCATGAAGGAGCTTGGCGGTTATGTTGTTCTTTCCATTTACGTTGTGTACATTTTTGAGCAAGCAGGAGTTGGCATGGACCCTAAATGGAGTTCTGTTATTGTAGGTATGACAAGAATGCTTTGCAATTGCATTGCTTCCTCTTTATGGCACAACTTTTCCCACCGATTAATACTGATTGTTGGGAATGTTCTGATAGCTATAGGGACATTTTTTGTGGGGATCTTCTTTTATGTGCAAGAGAAAGGGGAAGACGTCTCTTATCTCTCTTGGCTACCTCTCGTTGGCCTAGTCGTTCACATGATAGGGGCTGCGGGGGCTATCGGCCCCGGGACCTGGGCCTTATCTGTAGAAGTGCTCCCCGGCCCTGTCAGGTCTTTTGGGTTTGGCTTAGCCAACACGAGCTACGCTATAACGGGATTTTGTATATCTAAATTATTGTTAGATCTCCAAACTCTGATGGGACTGAAAGGGGTCTTCTGGATATTTACCGGAGGGTCTCTCAGTTACATTGCGCTTCTTCTTCTGTACATTCCAGAAACTCTAGGCCGGTCGCCGAAAGACATAGAAGATTACTGGGAAAATAGGAAGGAACCTGCTGAGGACGACAAAGTTTAA